In a single window of the Nocardiopsis composta genome:
- a CDS encoding WhiB family transcriptional regulator — MSEVIPLAHGADDDLGWQERALCAQTDPEAFFPEKGGSTREAKKVCQSCEVRAECLEYALEHDERFGIWGGLSERERRRLKKAAGGDFDFLADML, encoded by the coding sequence ATGAGCGAGGTCATCCCGCTGGCGCACGGCGCAGACGACGATCTGGGCTGGCAGGAGCGCGCCCTGTGCGCGCAGACCGACCCGGAGGCGTTCTTCCCCGAGAAGGGCGGCTCCACGCGCGAGGCGAAGAAGGTCTGCCAGTCCTGCGAGGTCCGGGCCGAGTGCCTGGAATACGCACTGGAGCACGATGAGCGCTTCGGCATCTGGGGGGGTCTCTCCGAGCGCGAACGCCGGCGGCTGAAGAAAGCCGCGGGCGGGGATTTCGATTTCCTGGCCGACATGCTCTAG